One window of the Pieris brassicae chromosome 2, ilPieBrab1.1, whole genome shotgun sequence genome contains the following:
- the LOC123720149 gene encoding H/ACA ribonucleoprotein complex subunit 2-like protein, which produces MGKTKQEPVEQEDQKDISIKTEALSYDDKVDYCSIIAKPMASKKLSKKIYKLIKKSSSHKNYIRNGLKIVQKQLRLGEKGMVFFAGDISPIEIMCHLPAVCEDKDVPYCYTPSRKDIGAAMGTMRGCIMVLVKEHDDYKELYDEVRSEIKLLGHPL; this is translated from the exons ATGGGAAAAACGAAACAAGAACCTGTAGAACAGGAAGATCAAAAGGATATCAGCATTAAAACAGAAGCCTTAAGTTATGATGATAAAGTGGATTATTGCAGTATAATCGCCAAGCCGATGGCTTCAAAGAAATTAAGCAAAAAGATTTACAAACTTATTAAGAAGTCTAgtagtcataaaaattatattaggaATGGTCTCAAGATCGTTCAAAAACAGCTACGTTTAGGTGAAAAGGG AATGGTGTTCTTTGCGGGTGACATATCACCAATAGAAATAATGTGTCACTTACCTGCTGTATGTGAGGATAAAGATGTTCCTTACTGTTACACACCAAGCAGAAAAGATATTGGAGCTGCCATGGGTACTATGAGAGGGTGCATAATGGTTCTTGTTAAAGAACATGATGATTATAAAGAACTGTATGATGAAGTTCGTAGTGAGATAAAGTTATTGGGACATCCTTTATAA
- the LOC123720361 gene encoding ADP-ribosylation factor-like protein 3 isoform X1, which produces MYPYKCTLFIFQGLLSILKKLRSNTERELRLLLLGLDNAGKTTTLKQLASEDVTQVTPTAGFNIKSVLSSGFKLNVWDIGGQKKIRPYWRNYFENTDVLIYVVDCSDHQRLQETSFELAELLQDEKLRGVPLLVYANKQDLATALPASEVAQHLGLHLIRDRTWQIQACVATDGTGVKEGMEWVCKNIPVKK; this is translated from the exons ATGTATCCATATAAATGTACTCTATTTATTTTCCAGGGACTTTTAAGTATCTTGAAAAAATTACGTTCTAATACAGAGCGAGAACTGCGGCTCCTATTATTAGGCTTAGATAATGCCGGAAAAACAACGACTTTAAAACAGTTGGCGTCAGAAGATGTGACTCAAGTGACTCCCACTGCAGGATTCAACATAAAATCTGTTTTATCTAGTGGTTTTAAGCTAAATGTATGGGATATTGGTGGCCAAAAGAAAATCAGGCCATATTGGAGaaattactttgaaaataCAGATGTTTTG ATCTATGTAGTGGACTGTTCTGATCATCAAAGGCTTCAAGAAACAAGCTTTGAGTTAGCAGAGTTACTGCAAGATGAAAAGCTTCGAGGAGTGCCTCTTCTTGTATATGCTAATAAACAGGATTTAGCTACAG ctCTTCCAGCAAGTGAAGTAGCACAGCACCTGGGTTTACATCTCATTAGGGATCGTACCTGGCAGATTCAGGCCTGTGTGGCCACAGATGGCACTGGAGTAAAG GAGGGTATGGAGTGggtatgtaaaaatatacctgtaaaaaaataa
- the LOC123720361 gene encoding ADP-ribosylation factor-like protein 3 isoform X2 — MGLLSILKKLRSNTERELRLLLLGLDNAGKTTTLKQLASEDVTQVTPTAGFNIKSVLSSGFKLNVWDIGGQKKIRPYWRNYFENTDVLIYVVDCSDHQRLQETSFELAELLQDEKLRGVPLLVYANKQDLATALPASEVAQHLGLHLIRDRTWQIQACVATDGTGVKEGMEWVCKNIPVKK; from the exons atg GGACTTTTAAGTATCTTGAAAAAATTACGTTCTAATACAGAGCGAGAACTGCGGCTCCTATTATTAGGCTTAGATAATGCCGGAAAAACAACGACTTTAAAACAGTTGGCGTCAGAAGATGTGACTCAAGTGACTCCCACTGCAGGATTCAACATAAAATCTGTTTTATCTAGTGGTTTTAAGCTAAATGTATGGGATATTGGTGGCCAAAAGAAAATCAGGCCATATTGGAGaaattactttgaaaataCAGATGTTTTG ATCTATGTAGTGGACTGTTCTGATCATCAAAGGCTTCAAGAAACAAGCTTTGAGTTAGCAGAGTTACTGCAAGATGAAAAGCTTCGAGGAGTGCCTCTTCTTGTATATGCTAATAAACAGGATTTAGCTACAG ctCTTCCAGCAAGTGAAGTAGCACAGCACCTGGGTTTACATCTCATTAGGGATCGTACCTGGCAGATTCAGGCCTGTGTGGCCACAGATGGCACTGGAGTAAAG GAGGGTATGGAGTGggtatgtaaaaatatacctgtaaaaaaataa